A single Anopheles funestus chromosome 2RL, idAnoFuneDA-416_04, whole genome shotgun sequence DNA region contains:
- the LOC125762898 gene encoding dual specificity protein phosphatase 3 isoform X2, protein MSWRYAYLTHYRNNDKMAEQTTGRQLQRILHYSVTPCRPMLGLRRSECALYDVDCDEVYPRLYIGDANSAKNKQYLRLIGVTHVLNTAEGTRFGQVDTGHSYYRDMSGIRCTFRYMGFPMIDQPTTDISRYFYIASKFIENGINSGGKVLVHCMMGMSRSATCVLAYLMIARKMTAAEAIRTVRMHRDIRPNEGFLQQLADLDNELKRDRLYY, encoded by the exons ATGTCCTGGCGATATGCG TATCTGACACACTACCGTAATAACGACAAAATGGCTGAACAAACGACCGGTCGGCAGCTGCAACGGATTCTTCACTACTCGGTTACACCGTGCCGACCAATGCTGGGCCTTCGACGATCCGAATGTGCATTATATGACGTTGACTGTGATGAAGTTTACCCCCGGCTGTACATTGGCGATGC TAACTCAGCTAAGAACAAACAGTATTTACGGTTGATCGGTGTAACGCATGTTCTGAACACGGCGGAAGGAACTCGTTTCGGACAGGTTGATACGGGGCACAGTTACTACCGGGATATGTCCGGCATCAG GTGTACTTTTAGGTATATGGGCTTTCCGATGATTGACCAGCCGACGACAGATATCAGCCGGTACTTCTACATCGCCTCCAAGTTCATTGAGAATGGCATCAACAGTGGAG GCAAAGTATTGGTCCACTGTATGATGGGTATGTCCCGATCGGCAACGTGCGTCCTCGCGTACCTTATGATCGCACGCAAAATGACGGCCGCCGAAGCGATCCGCACCGTACGGATGCATCGGGACATTCGTCCGAACGAGGGCTTCCTGCAGCAGCTGGCCGATCTTGACAACGAGCTGAAGCGTGACCGATTGTACTATTGA
- the LOC125762898 gene encoding dual specificity protein phosphatase 3 isoform X1 → MAKTLKKYLTHYRNNDKMAEQTTGRQLQRILHYSVTPCRPMLGLRRSECALYDVDCDEVYPRLYIGDANSAKNKQYLRLIGVTHVLNTAEGTRFGQVDTGHSYYRDMSGIRCTFRYMGFPMIDQPTTDISRYFYIASKFIENGINSGGKVLVHCMMGMSRSATCVLAYLMIARKMTAAEAIRTVRMHRDIRPNEGFLQQLADLDNELKRDRLYY, encoded by the exons ATGGCTAAAACCCTCAAAAAG TATCTGACACACTACCGTAATAACGACAAAATGGCTGAACAAACGACCGGTCGGCAGCTGCAACGGATTCTTCACTACTCGGTTACACCGTGCCGACCAATGCTGGGCCTTCGACGATCCGAATGTGCATTATATGACGTTGACTGTGATGAAGTTTACCCCCGGCTGTACATTGGCGATGC TAACTCAGCTAAGAACAAACAGTATTTACGGTTGATCGGTGTAACGCATGTTCTGAACACGGCGGAAGGAACTCGTTTCGGACAGGTTGATACGGGGCACAGTTACTACCGGGATATGTCCGGCATCAG GTGTACTTTTAGGTATATGGGCTTTCCGATGATTGACCAGCCGACGACAGATATCAGCCGGTACTTCTACATCGCCTCCAAGTTCATTGAGAATGGCATCAACAGTGGAG GCAAAGTATTGGTCCACTGTATGATGGGTATGTCCCGATCGGCAACGTGCGTCCTCGCGTACCTTATGATCGCACGCAAAATGACGGCCGCCGAAGCGATCCGCACCGTACGGATGCATCGGGACATTCGTCCGAACGAGGGCTTCCTGCAGCAGCTGGCCGATCTTGACAACGAGCTGAAGCGTGACCGATTGTACTATTGA
- the LOC125762898 gene encoding dual specificity protein phosphatase 3 isoform X3 gives MAKTLKKYLTHYRNNDKMAEQTTGRQLQRILHYSVTPCRPMLGLRRSECALYDVDCDEVYPRLYIGDANSAKNKQYLRLIGVTHVLNTAEGTRFGQVDTGHSYYRDMSGIRYMGFPMIDQPTTDISRYFYIASKFIENGINSGGKVLVHCMMGMSRSATCVLAYLMIARKMTAAEAIRTVRMHRDIRPNEGFLQQLADLDNELKRDRLYY, from the exons ATGGCTAAAACCCTCAAAAAG TATCTGACACACTACCGTAATAACGACAAAATGGCTGAACAAACGACCGGTCGGCAGCTGCAACGGATTCTTCACTACTCGGTTACACCGTGCCGACCAATGCTGGGCCTTCGACGATCCGAATGTGCATTATATGACGTTGACTGTGATGAAGTTTACCCCCGGCTGTACATTGGCGATGC TAACTCAGCTAAGAACAAACAGTATTTACGGTTGATCGGTGTAACGCATGTTCTGAACACGGCGGAAGGAACTCGTTTCGGACAGGTTGATACGGGGCACAGTTACTACCGGGATATGTCCGGCATCAG GTATATGGGCTTTCCGATGATTGACCAGCCGACGACAGATATCAGCCGGTACTTCTACATCGCCTCCAAGTTCATTGAGAATGGCATCAACAGTGGAG GCAAAGTATTGGTCCACTGTATGATGGGTATGTCCCGATCGGCAACGTGCGTCCTCGCGTACCTTATGATCGCACGCAAAATGACGGCCGCCGAAGCGATCCGCACCGTACGGATGCATCGGGACATTCGTCCGAACGAGGGCTTCCTGCAGCAGCTGGCCGATCTTGACAACGAGCTGAAGCGTGACCGATTGTACTATTGA
- the LOC125762882 gene encoding uncharacterized protein LOC125762882, whose product MATNCEITITGPQEAQTKSSLIVVSNRLPFVLKRDSKTGKLSRHASAGGLVTAVAPVVIKGKGLWVGWSGITLTDENEPIPESDPSDNTPTAGLLSEQVVSVNVEPKLFDSYYNGCCNGTFWPLFHSMPGRATFCADHWRSYYDVNKEFAARTIEALEKAVNNNTHPGVPLIWIHDYHLMLAANWIREAADERNLPYQMAFFLHIPFPPWDIFRLYPWSDEILQGMLACDMIGFHIRDYCLNFVDCCQRNLGCRVDRKNLLVEHGGRSVRVRPLPIGIPFDRFVELAHSARKVINTNQKIILGVDRLDYTKGLVNRLKAFEVLLEKHPEHRENVSLLQISVPSRTDVKEYQELKEEMDQLVGRINGRFTTANWSPIRYIYGCVGQEELAAFYREASVCLVTPLRDGMNLVAKEFVACQINEPPGVLIVSPFAGAGETMHEALLCNPYELDAAAEVIHRALTMPEDERTLRMSRMRRREMQHDVNSWMRQFLKAMGSLEEDDIGTTTMQPVTVDDFDDYLLNYIGYNHKLALLLDYDGTLAPIAPHPDLATLPPETKNVLQRLSNHSDVYIAIISGRNVENVKQMVGIEGITYAGNHGLEILHPDGSKFVHPMPIEYEDKVSGLLKSLQDSVCGDGAWVENKGPLLTYHYRETPAELRPALVEKARQLIIQFGFRAAEAHCAIEAKPPVQWNKGRASIYILRTAFGVDWSERIKIIYAGDDMTDEDAMMALKGMAATFRVTNSQIIKTSAERRLPSTDSVLTMLKWVERHFMRRKPRANSLTYRGKKKDCVKMQMAFDLVPNTSAANSAASSSDERD is encoded by the exons ATGGCTACAAACTGCGAAATTACCATCACTGGACCACAGGAGGCACAAACCAAGAGCAGCCTGATCGTGGTATCCAATCGATTGCCGTTCGTACTGAAGCGAGACTCCAAGACGGGGAAACTTAGCCGTCATGCTAG TGCCGGCGGATTAGTCACAGCGGTTGCGCCGGTCGTGATCAAGGGCAAGGGACTGTGGGTCGGTTGGTCCGGCATTACACTGACGGATGAAAACGAACCGATCCCAGAATCGGACCCATCCGACAATACACCAACTGCCGGGCTACTCTCAGAACAGGTCGTTTCGGTGAACGTGGAACCGAAGCTGTTCGATAGCTACTACAACGGATGCTGTAATGGCACGTTTTGGCCTCTGTTTCACTCGATGCCGGGCCGGGCAACGTTCTGTGCCGATCACTGGCGCTCGTACTATGATGTGAACAAGGAGTTTGCTGCCCGTACGATCGAAGCACTTGAGAAGGCCGTCAACAACAATACGCACCCTGGCGTACCGTTGATCTGGATCCACGATTATCATCTCATGCTGGCGGCCAACTGGATCCGTGAAGCTGCCGACGAACGGAATCTACCGTACCAGATGGCATTCTTCCTGCACATTCCCTTCCCACCGTGGGACATTTTCCGTCTGTATCCATGGTCGGATGAGATCCTGCAGGGTATGCTGGCCTGTGACATGATTGGTTTTCACATTCGCGACTACTGTCTCAACTTCGTCGACTGCTGTCAGCGTAATCTTGGATGTCGTGTGGATCGGAAGAACTTGCTGGTAGAGCATGGCGGTCGTTCGGTTCGTGTACGTCCTCTGCCGATCGGAATACCGTTCGACCGGTTTGTGGAGTTAGCGCACTCCGCACGTAAAGTGATCAACACCAACCAAAAGATCATTCTCGGTGTAGATCGACTAGATTACACGAAGGGTTTGGTCAACCGGCTGAAGGCATTCGAGGTACTGCTGGAAAAACATCCAGAACATCGAGAAAATGTGAGTCTGCTGCAGATTTCCGTACCGTCCCGTACAGACGTTAAGGAATACCAGGAGCTAAAGGAGGAGATGGATCAACTGGTGGGACGAATCAATGGACGATTCACAACGGCAAATTGGTCTCCAATTCGTTACATCTACGGTTGTGTCGGACAGGAGGAACTGGCGGCTTTCTACCGTGAAGCCTCCGTATGTCTAGTCACACCACTACGTGATGGTATGAATCTGGTAGCGAAAGAATTTGTCGCCTGTCAGATCAATGAACCTCCAGGTGTACTGATCGTGTCTCCatttgctggtgctggtgaaaCGATGCACGAGGCGTTATTGTGCAACCCGTACGAGCTGGATGCCGCTGCGGAGGTGATACATCGAGCCCTTACAATGCCGGAAGATGAACGTACCCTGCGGATGTCACGTATGAGACGTCGTGAAATGCAACATGATGTGAACAGCTGGATGAGACAGTTCCTGAAGGCAATGGGATCGCTGGAAGAGGATGACATCGGTACTACCACGATGCAACCGGTTACTGTGGATGATTTTGATGACTATCTCCTGAA CTACATCGGATACAACCATAAGCTCGCCCTTCTACTCGACTACGATGGTACACTTGCACCGATTGCTCCCCATCCAGATCTGGCCACCCTGCCACCGGAGACCAAAAACGTCCTACAACGGTTGTCTAACCATTCGGATGTGTATATCGCCATCATCTCTGGACGTAATGTGGAGAACGTGAAACAGATGGTTGGAATCGAAGGCATCACGTATGCCGGTAACCATGGGTTGGAAATTTTACATCCAGACGGTAGTAAATTCGTACATCCCATGCCCATCGAGTACGAGGATAAAGTCAGTGGGCTTTTGAAATCGCTGCAAGATTCG GTTTGCGGTGATGGTGCATGGGTAGAGAACAAGGGACCGCTTCTGACGTATCACTATCGTGAAACTCCTGCCGAGCTACGTCCTGCCTTGGTGGAAAAGGCACGGCAACTAATCATTCAGTTTGGATTCCGTGCGGCGGAAGCACACTGTGCGATCGAGGCAAAGCCACCGGTACAGTGGAACAAGGGCCGTGCCTCGATATACATCCTGCGGACGGCATTCGGTGTGGATTGGAGTGAGCGAATCAAGATCATCTACGCCGGCGATGATATGACGGATGAGGACGCCATGATG GCACTCAAAGGTATGGCGGCAACGTTCCGTGTTACGAACTCGCAGATCATCAAAACCTCCGCCGAAAGACGTCTACCCTCGACAGATTCTGTGCTGACCATGCTGAAGTGGGTCGAGCGACACTTTATGCGCCGTAAGCCGCGTGCCAACAGTCTTACGTACCGGGGCAAGAAAAAGGATTGCGTTAAAATGCAGATGGCCTTCGATCTGGTACCGAACACAAGTGCTGCCAACAGTGCCGCCAGCAGTTCCGACGAGCGTGATTAA
- the LOC125762897 gene encoding protein YIPF6, translating into MSSPETRLDLYDDGAESPSELMTGEMTVTSAAQNTTDPTAPNFNTLDEPIKATILRDVKAVGVKFYHVLIPKEKNTLLKEWDLWGPLVLCTFMATILQGSSDDMYDGGPEFAQVFVIVWIGAMIVTLNSKLLGGNISFFQSVCVLGYCLTPCALALIVCRIILLGAQTTFLFFLRFLVASAGFGWATYASIIFLGDSQPPNRKALAVYPIFLFYFIISWLVISHSNV; encoded by the exons ATGTCCTCGCCAGAAACAAGGCTCGAT CTGTACGACGATGGAGCGGAATCACCTAGCGAGTTGATGACCGGAGAAATGACCGTAACCAGCGCCGCTCAGAATACGACCGATCCCACTGCACCCAACTTCAACACACTCGATGAACCTATTAAAGCCACGATC CTGCGTGACGTAAAGGCAGTTGGTGTCAAATTCTACCACGTACTCATACCGAAGGAAAAGAACACACTGTTAAAAGAATGGGATCTGTGGGGACCGCTGGTACTGTGCACGTTTATGGCCACGATCCTGCAAGGCTCATCAGACGACATGTACGACGGTGGGCCCGAGTTCGCGCAGGTGTTTGTTATCGTTTGGATCGGTGCCATGATTGTGACGCTCAATTCCAAACTACTCGGGGGAAATAT aTCTTTTTTCCAGTCTGTGTGTGTACTTGGTTACTGTCTTACACCTTGCGCGTTAGCTCTTATAGTGTGCCGGATAATTCTACTAGGAGCACAAAcaacgtttcttttcttcttacgATTCCTCGTAGCGTCTGCCGGATTCGGTTGGGCAACGTACG CCTCGATAATCTTCCTCGGTGACAGTCAACCACCGAACCGAAAAGCTCTTGCCGTGTATCCAATATTCCTATTCTACTTCATCATATCGTGGCTTGTCATTTCGCACAGCAATGTGTAA
- the LOC125762896 gene encoding uncharacterized protein LOC125762896, with the protein MARSTPLAALFCLIFLNCLKPLISWPANDKDASDMSQPDFDQYLGDYLKPGDTVALLLDYDGTLAELTSHPNLTQMSDEMRESLRNIANSGKAFVSVISGRDVDGVKEKIGINNIIYSGNHGLEVLYPNGTRHNQGIPKDVADNFDKMIDHLNREVVHHGSWVENKRVSITFHFREAEQKYVPEMAARAKEIIESYGYRANPAHASVEGKPPIQWNKGLAAEYILGSSFDPNWRTRKVLFAGDDTTDEDVMKMIKGTGRSFRVTKDKELVTNADYKIPSVDAVYHLLKWIESRVV; encoded by the exons ATGGCCCGAAGTACGCCGTTGGCAGCGCTTTTTTGTCTTATATTCCTTAACTGTTTGAAGCCATTGATAAGCTGGCCGGCGAACGACAAAGACGCTTCCGACATGTCGCAGCCCGACTTCGATCAGTATCTCGGCGA TTATCTGAAGCCCGGCGATACGGTGGCGCTTCTGCTGGACTACGATGGTACACTGGCTGAGCTAACGTCCCATCCGAATctcacgcagatgagtgatgAGATGCGTGAGAGTCTGCGCAACATAGCGAACAGTGGCAAAGCGTTTGTGTCGGTCATTTCGGGACGTGATGTGGACGGGGTGAAGGAAAAGATCGGCATCAACAACATCATCTACTCGGGCAATCATGGGCTGGAGGTGCTTTATCCGAATGGAACACGCCACAACCAGGGTATACCGAAGGATGTGGCGGATAATTTCGACAAGATGATCGATCATCTCAATCGGGAg GTCGTTCATCATGGCTCGTGGGTTGAGAACAAACGCGTATCGATAACGTTCCATTTCCGTGAGGCCGAACAGAAGTACGTCCCGGAGATGGCGGCACGCGCCAAGGAGATTATTGAATCGTACGGTTACCGAGCGAATCCGGCCCATGCTTCGGTTGAGGGCAAGCCACCGATCCAATGGAACAAGGGCCTAGCGGCGGAATACATCCTGGGCAGCAGCTTCGATCCTAACTGGCGCACACGCAAGGTGCTGTTTGCCGGGGACGATACCACCGACGAGGACGTGATGAAGATGATCAAGGGCACGGGAAGGTCGTTCCGGGTAACGAAAGATAAGGAATTGGTGACGAATGCGGACTATAAAATACCTTCGGTTGATGCGGTTTATCACCTGCTAAAGTGGATCGAATCAAGAGTCGTTTAG